The DNA region CGAGAACTATTTCGCCAAGATCAAGGAATTCCGGGGCATTGCTACGCGCTACGACAAAACCGACACAAGCTATGCCGCAAACTTGAGCCTCGTCGCCACCATCATTGATTTGCGTTAATTGTCAACGGACCCTAGCCCGCCGGAAAATACCTCGGGAAATAGAGCTCGATGGTGGTGCCTTGATCGGCGCTCGATTCGAAGCGGGTGATGCCGCCGCATTGGCGGACGAATCGCCGGGCCGCGACCAGGCTGTCGGCACTGCCGCCGATGGTAACCTCGGTGTCGAGCGGATGTTCTAGCACGGCCGTGATCTCGGCCTGGCTCAGACCCGCACCCTCATCGCTCAGTGAGACCATGACGTGGGGCCCGATGGCGGCGCCGTCAGCTCCCGCCATCTCGCCGATCAGGCTGACGTTGGCGCCGCCGATCACCAACAGGCCGCCGTCGGTCATGATGTCGCGCGCCCGCGCCACCAACTCCAGGACCAGACGAGCGAAGGCGTTGACGTCGAGCTCGACGTCGTAGACCCGGTTATCGATGCGCAGCTCGGCGTCGAGGCTCCCTCCGGCGGTGCTCTCGAGCAGCGGCTGCAGGCTGACGAGCTGGTCGTTGAGGTTGACTGGGCGAATCGACTGGCGGTCGTTTGCCGTCACTTCGGCCAGATCGAGCAGCACCTCGTCGCCGCGCTGCACGGCAATCCTGAGGTCATCGGCCAGGGCCGAGAGGCCGTTGCGGCCGCCGGCTTCCTGGCGCAGCGTTTCGGCCCCGCCGCGCAATAGCGAGAGCGAAAGCTCGAGATCGGCCACCATCCCGGCGGCCCGATCGCGATCGGCCTGCAGACGCCGGATCTCTTCGGCCAACTCGATCTCGTGCTGCTTCTGCCGGGTGACGTCGCTGTGCAGCGTGAGGTGGCCACCACCGTCGAGCTCTTCGCCCCGGGATTCCAGCCAGCGTCCGGCCGCCAAGCCGGTGCTCCCGGAGGCGCTGCGGCCGCCGCGCACCCAGCCGTCGGTACGCACTGGCTCGGGCGCACGGGCGGCGAAATCGAGCACCGCATCGGCAATTTCGTCGTAGGTCTTGCCGGGCTCGAGCAGGTGGGCGATGGGAGCGTAGAAATCGCGATAGCGGCTGTTGCAAAGCACCAGCCGGTCGTCATGGTCAAAGAGGATAAAGCCCACCGACATGTTCTCGATGGCCTCGAGCAGCAAACCGTAAAGCGGCGTGTCCCGGGCCGCCTCCAGGTCGGCCGCGGTGAGCCCGTCCTGGCTGCTTTGCTCAGCCTCGATACCTTTTTCAGGATCTCGAAGACAGGCTGGCGCGTGGTGTCGACAAAGTCGAGCTGGGTAGCCTGATCGACGACTTGAAAACGCATGTCGTTGAATTCGCGACGCCGCGGCGCCGGCGCGGCGATTTCCTGAGGCTCCTCTGTGAGCCCTTGCGGCCTCGTCACTCGGGGCTGCAGCTTGGTCATGGACAAACTCCGGTTCCCAACAACCGTTTCGCCCGTCACGCGTTCCGTCCTCACAACGGCGGCACGTGCCGGTCTTCCTGCCTTTCGGCGCGAGAAAATAGCGCCCGCTCGGGCAAAAGTCGAGCAATTTTCCAGGGATATCCTAATGAACTTAGGGGTTACCCCCAGCTTCGCCCACCATCATGACCATTTTCATCAAGTCTGCCAAGGATTTCGCCTGCATCTTCTCCATCACGTTGGCACGGTGGAATTCGACGGTCTTTTCGCTGCGGCCGAGTTCCTTGGCGATGGAGCGGTTGGGCAGCCCGGTAACCACCAGATCCAGGACCTGCCTTTCCCGCGGCGTCAGCGACTTTATTCGGCCCTCGACCTGGTCTCTGGCGGCGCTGCTCTCGACGTCCGAGACCGAGCGGTCGACGGCGCGCTGCACGACCTCGAGGATCTCCTGGTCGTTGAAGGGCTTTTCGATGAAATCAATCGCACCGGCCTTCATCGCCCGCACCGCCATCTGCACATCGCCATGGCCGGTGATGATGACGACGGGCAAGTCGATGCCACGGACCAGGAGTTCGTTTTGCAGCTCGAGGCCGCTCATGCCTGGCATGCGGACGTCGATGAGCAGGCAGCCCGGCAGATCGGGCGTCACCCGATCGAGCAATTCCTGCCCCGACGAGAAGGTCTGGACCTTGAAGTCGACCGACGTCAGCAACCATTGCAGCGAATCGCGAATGGCTGGATCGTCGTCGACGACGTAGACGATTTGTTGGCTTGTCGTCAGGGCAATCATTTGGCTATCACTCGGCTATCACTCTCTGTGGCCGGCAGGCTGAAACAAAAGACGGCGCCGCCATCCTGGTCGGGTCGGGCCCAGAGGCGGCCGCCGTGGCTGTCGAGGATGTTGCGGCAGATCGAAAGCCCCATGCCCACACCCTGGGGTTTGGACGAATAGAAGGGCTCGAAGAGATGCGCCCGAGCCTCGATCGAGAGACCGTCGCCGGTATCCTTGATGGCGACCTCCAGCCCCTGCGTCCCCGGCGCCCCCGGCGCCCCCGGCGTGTTCGTGGCCCGCGTCGAGATGCTCAGCAGACGCGGCGCGGCCGCGGCGTCGCGCATGGCTTCCATGCCGTTGCGGGCGATGTTATGGATGACCTGTTGCATCTGGATGCTGTCGGCCATCACCATCGGCAGGGCCGGCGCCAGGGCCAGGTCGAGATCGATGGTGACGCCGTGGCGTTGGGCCTCGATCTCCAGCAGCGCCAAAGTTTCGCGAATGATGGCGTTGACGTCGCAGGGCACCAGATTCGGCTCCTCCTTGCGCACGAAGTGTCGCGTGCGGGTGATGATCTCGTTGGCCCGGTGGGCCTGCTCGGCAATCTTCCGCAAGGCTTCGAGAATCTCGGTGGACTCGCGCTCCTCGAGAGCCAAGCGCCTGATGCAACCGTTGGCGTAGCTGGCAATGGCCGACAGCGGCTGGTTCAACTCGTGGGCCAACTCGGTCGCCATAC from Alphaproteobacteria bacterium includes:
- a CDS encoding IS5/IS1182 family transposase, with translation ENYFAKIKEFRGIATRYDKTDTSYAANLSLVATIIDLR
- a CDS encoding PAS-domain containing protein codes for the protein MLLEAIENMSVGFILFDHDDRLVLCNSRYRDFYAPIAHLLEPGKTYDEIADAVLDFAARAPEPVRTDGWVRGGRSASGSTGLAAGRWLESRGEELDGGGHLTLHSDVTRQKQHEIELAEEIRRLQADRDRAAGMVADLELSLSLLRGGAETLRQEAGGRNGLSALADDLRIAVQRGDEVLLDLAEVTANDRQSIRPVNLNDQLVSLQPLLESTAGGSLDAELRIDNRVYDVELDVNAFARLVLELVARARDIMTDGGLLVIGGANVSLIGEMAGADGAAIGPHVMVSLSDEGAGLSQAEITAVLEHPLDTEVTIGGSADSLVAARRFVRQCGGITRFESSADQGTTIELYFPRYFPAG
- the fixJ gene encoding response regulator FixJ, which encodes MIALTTSQQIVYVVDDDPAIRDSLQWLLTSVDFKVQTFSSGQELLDRVTPDLPGCLLIDVRMPGMSGLELQNELLVRGIDLPVVIITGHGDVQMAVRAMKAGAIDFIEKPFNDQEILEVVQRAVDRSVSDVESSAARDQVEGRIKSLTPRERQVLDLVVTGLPNRSIAKELGRSEKTVEFHRANVMEKMQAKSLADLMKMVMMVGEAGGNP